One stretch of Urocitellus parryii isolate mUroPar1 chromosome 12, mUroPar1.hap1, whole genome shotgun sequence DNA includes these proteins:
- the LOC144249823 gene encoding uncharacterized protein LOC144249823, whose protein sequence is MALDQNLLQHEDVDNFELLRMISENEKIKVPDHSLMYMSMKPRIKYFIVRKRPEVKRKEFSESTCKKCSRPLSQKQVGYTCLIRVHLEKQSPTMAKDVLVTCNDRAPVVIRRALELHLLTQENPEDYELGQIISHRQSK, encoded by the exons atggccttggaccaaaatttgttgcagcacgaggatgtggacaactttgagctgctaaGAATGATTTCTGAgaatgaga aaatcaaggtcccTGACCACTCACTCATGTATATGTCCATGAAACCGCGGataaaatatttcatcgtgaggaaacgccccgaGGTCAAgagaaaggag ttctcagaatcaacctgcaagaagtgctccaggccgctttcccagaAGCAGGTGGGatacacctgcttaattcgtgtccacttagagaAACAAAGTCCAACGATGGCCAAGGATGtcctg gtgacctgcaacgatagggctcctgtcgtcatccgcagggCCCTCGAGCTACACTTGCTTACTCAGGAGAACCCGGAGGATTATGAgttgggccaaatcatctctcaccgacagagtaagtga